In Streptomyces sp. NBC_00433, a single genomic region encodes these proteins:
- a CDS encoding SRPBCC family protein, whose translation MALVEATTERIVAAEPERVYDALADYAGTRGRVLPEQFSEYEVREGGTGAGTVVHWRLQATSKRVRDCVLDVTAPAARQLVETDRNSTLVTTWTVTPSGEGGSKVVAATHWQGATGVGGFFERTFAPKGLNRIYDAILAALAADVESGAPAA comes from the coding sequence ATGGCGCTGGTCGAGGCCACCACGGAGCGGATCGTCGCGGCGGAGCCTGAGCGGGTGTACGACGCCCTCGCCGACTACGCGGGCACCCGCGGCCGGGTGCTCCCTGAGCAGTTCAGCGAGTACGAGGTGCGCGAGGGCGGCACCGGCGCGGGCACCGTCGTGCACTGGAGGCTCCAGGCCACGAGCAAGCGGGTGCGGGACTGCGTGCTCGACGTCACCGCCCCCGCCGCGCGGCAGCTGGTCGAGACCGACCGCAATTCCACGCTCGTCACCACCTGGACGGTCACCCCGTCCGGCGAGGGCGGCAGCAAGGTGGTCGCCGCCACCCACTGGCAGGGCGCGACCGGCGTCGGCGGCTTCTTCGAGCGCACCTTCGCCCCCAAGGGCCTCAACCGCATCTACGACGCGATCCTGGCGGCGCTCGCCGCCGACGTCGAGAGCGGTGCGCCCGCCGCATAG
- a CDS encoding Rv2578c family radical SAM protein, giving the protein MRWDQQGRGDATAALFGTDAVTRRFDTPEFRGITFHEVRAKSILNRVPGASRMPFEWTVNPYRGCSHACVYCFARKTHSYLDLDTGHDFDTQIVVKTNAAELLRRELAAPRWQGDHIAMGTNVDCYQRAEGRYQLMPGILAALRDRANPFSILTKGSLILRDLELVRQAARVTEVSIALSVGFLDGELWRSVESGTPSPQTRLAVCRTLSENGIPSSVLMAPVLPFLSDSPEQLRATVRAIAATGAGSITPLVLHLRPGAREWYMSWLARNHPHLVRRYEALYAGGSYAPTWYQRRITRQVHEFAAEFGCGPARGTGFRQDPREDREPARDQDQARPQGRGGRAQGPAGAQEPPAAIPASRPPVEPGAGDTQLTLL; this is encoded by the coding sequence ATGCGCTGGGACCAGCAGGGCCGGGGTGACGCCACGGCCGCGCTCTTCGGCACCGACGCGGTGACCCGCCGCTTCGACACCCCCGAATTCCGCGGTATCACCTTCCACGAGGTGCGGGCCAAGTCGATCCTGAACCGGGTGCCAGGCGCGTCGCGGATGCCCTTCGAGTGGACGGTCAACCCCTACCGCGGGTGCAGCCACGCCTGCGTCTACTGCTTCGCGCGCAAGACGCACAGCTATCTGGACCTGGACACCGGGCACGACTTCGACACCCAGATCGTGGTGAAGACCAATGCCGCGGAGCTGCTGCGCCGCGAGCTGGCCGCGCCCCGCTGGCAGGGCGACCACATCGCGATGGGCACGAATGTCGACTGCTACCAGCGGGCCGAGGGCCGCTACCAGCTGATGCCCGGCATCCTGGCGGCGCTGCGGGACCGGGCCAACCCCTTCTCGATCCTCACCAAGGGCTCGCTGATCCTGCGCGATCTCGAACTGGTGCGGCAGGCCGCGCGCGTCACCGAGGTGTCCATCGCGCTGTCCGTCGGCTTCCTCGACGGCGAGCTGTGGCGCAGCGTGGAATCGGGCACGCCTTCCCCCCAGACGCGCCTCGCGGTCTGCCGCACCCTCAGCGAGAACGGCATACCGTCCTCGGTGCTGATGGCGCCGGTGCTGCCCTTCCTGAGCGACTCGCCCGAGCAGTTGCGGGCGACGGTCCGTGCCATCGCGGCGACCGGGGCGGGGTCGATCACCCCGCTGGTGCTGCATCTGCGCCCCGGCGCCCGGGAGTGGTACATGTCGTGGCTGGCCCGCAACCACCCGCATCTCGTGCGGCGTTACGAGGCGCTGTACGCGGGCGGGTCGTATGCGCCGACCTGGTATCAGCGCCGGATCACCCGCCAGGTGCACGAATTCGCGGCCGAGTTCGGCTGCGGCCCGGCCCGCGGGACCGGCTTCCGGCAGGACCCGAGGGAGGACCGGGAGCCGGCGCGCGACCAGGATCAGGCGCGGCCGCAGGGCCGGGGAGGGCGGGCGCAGGGTCCGGCGGGGGCACAGGAGCCGCCCGCCGCCATACCCGCGTCCCGCCCGCCCGTGGAGCCCGGGGCCGGGGACACCCAGCTCACCCTGCTCTGA
- a CDS encoding 3-hydroxyacyl-CoA dehydrogenase NAD-binding domain-containing protein, which yields MDRPSAASESAAPAPAPSPAPSNEAAAIPPSVIAVVGLGTMGSGIAEIMARAGHEVVGVDIDVAAARRAVTALEASTARAVERGRCTASERDDALARFRTFPDLQAAAAADLVIEVVDERYDTKREVITALDRIVKPGAILATGTNALSVTRLAAETGRPDRVLGLHFFAPAQVMKLVEVVSTVLTSPETTAAVTALVRSLGKEPVPVGDRPGFIADGLLFGYLNQAAAMYEARYATREDIDAAMRLGCGLPMGPLALLDLIGVDTATTVLDAMYEASKDRLHAPAPVLRQLTAAGLLGRKSGRGFYSYEAPGASTVVPDAETPAEGRGPARIRAVGSVGVAGSGTMATGIAEVFAKAGFPVQLAARSPQKAEKAVARLAKSLDRSVARGRLSAEQRDAAVALVTPAASYDALGQADLVVEAVTEDLFVKQELFRVLDKVCRPGAVLATTTSSLPVVAIARSTGRPQDVVGMHFFNPAPAMKLVEVVHTVLTADDVRATVHQVCGALRKHPVDCGDRAGFIVNALLFPYLNNAVKMVQDHYASVDAIDAAMKLGGGYPMGPFELLDVVGLDVSLAIEQVLHEEFRDPGLAPAPLLEHLVSAGCLGRKTGRGFREYARR from the coding sequence ATGGACCGTCCCTCAGCAGCCTCGGAATCCGCAGCTCCCGCCCCGGCGCCGTCCCCGGCGCCGTCCAATGAAGCCGCCGCCATTCCCCCGTCCGTCATCGCCGTGGTCGGCCTGGGCACCATGGGCTCCGGCATCGCCGAGATCATGGCCAGGGCCGGGCACGAGGTGGTCGGCGTCGACATCGACGTCGCCGCCGCCCGCCGCGCGGTCACCGCGCTGGAGGCCTCCACCGCGCGCGCGGTGGAGCGCGGCCGCTGCACCGCCTCCGAGCGCGACGACGCGCTCGCCCGCTTCCGCACCTTCCCCGACCTCCAGGCCGCCGCGGCAGCCGACCTGGTCATCGAGGTGGTGGACGAGCGCTACGACACCAAGCGCGAGGTCATCACCGCGCTCGACCGGATCGTCAAGCCGGGCGCGATCCTGGCCACCGGGACCAACGCGCTGTCGGTGACCCGGCTCGCGGCCGAGACCGGCCGCCCCGACCGGGTGCTCGGCCTGCACTTCTTCGCGCCCGCGCAGGTCATGAAGCTGGTCGAGGTGGTGTCCACGGTGCTGACCTCGCCGGAGACCACCGCGGCCGTCACCGCGCTGGTGCGCAGCCTCGGCAAGGAGCCGGTGCCGGTCGGCGACCGGCCGGGATTCATCGCCGACGGGCTGCTCTTCGGGTATCTGAACCAGGCCGCCGCGATGTACGAGGCCAGGTATGCCACCAGGGAGGACATCGACGCGGCGATGCGGCTGGGCTGCGGCCTGCCGATGGGCCCGCTGGCGCTGCTCGACCTGATCGGCGTGGACACCGCGACCACCGTCCTCGACGCGATGTACGAGGCGAGCAAGGACCGGCTGCACGCCCCCGCGCCCGTGCTGCGGCAGCTCACCGCGGCCGGGCTGCTGGGCCGCAAGTCGGGCCGCGGCTTCTACAGCTACGAGGCCCCCGGCGCTTCCACGGTGGTGCCGGACGCGGAGACCCCGGCGGAGGGCCGGGGGCCGGCGCGGATCCGTGCCGTCGGCAGTGTCGGGGTGGCCGGCTCGGGGACCATGGCGACGGGTATCGCCGAGGTCTTCGCGAAGGCCGGCTTCCCGGTGCAACTGGCCGCGCGCAGCCCGCAGAAGGCCGAGAAGGCGGTGGCGCGGCTGGCGAAGTCGCTGGACCGCTCGGTGGCGCGGGGACGGCTCAGCGCGGAGCAGCGCGACGCGGCCGTGGCCCTGGTCACCCCCGCGGCCTCCTACGACGCCCTGGGGCAGGCCGACCTGGTGGTCGAGGCGGTCACCGAGGACCTCTTCGTCAAGCAGGAGCTCTTCCGGGTCCTGGACAAGGTGTGCAGGCCGGGCGCGGTGCTCGCCACCACGACCTCCTCGCTGCCGGTGGTCGCGATCGCCCGATCCACCGGGCGCCCGCAGGACGTCGTCGGGATGCACTTCTTCAACCCGGCGCCCGCGATGAAGCTGGTCGAGGTGGTGCACACGGTGCTCACCGCCGACGATGTGCGGGCCACCGTCCACCAGGTGTGCGGTGCCCTGCGCAAGCACCCGGTGGACTGCGGCGACCGGGCGGGCTTCATCGTCAACGCCCTGCTCTTCCCGTACCTGAACAACGCGGTGAAGATGGTGCAGGACCACTACGCGAGCGTGGACGCGATCGACGCGGCGATGAAGCTCGGCGGCGGCTACCCGATGGGGCCCTTCGAACTGCTCGACGTGGTGGGCCTCGACGTGTCGCTGGCGATCGAGCAGGTGCTGCACGAGGAGTTCCGCGATCCGGGACTCGCGCCCGCGCCGCTGCTCGAACACCTGGTGTCCGCCGGCTGCCTGGGCCGCAAGACCGGTCGGGGCTTCCGCGAGTATGCCCGCCGCTGA
- a CDS encoding TetR family transcriptional regulator: MSQSAKSGAPETATVRRAAAQRHRVRQDLASAAMHLFATQGYEATTVDEIAATAGVARRTFFRHFRSKEEAIFPDHDDTLVRVQAVLDSADPHEHPLDTVCRGITEVLRMYAQVPEVSVERYRLTREVPTLREREIASVARYERLFTRYLLGHFDEGAQGYGDDDPLLAEVAASAVVAAHNHVLRRWLRADGKGDVEAQLDHAFDVIKATFGTGIGAGRIPSRAASTTPATVSRHGEVVVAVARTDASPAQILRSIEEALRKA; this comes from the coding sequence ATGTCCCAGTCCGCGAAGTCCGGTGCCCCCGAGACCGCGACCGTCCGCCGCGCCGCCGCCCAGCGCCACCGGGTACGGCAGGACCTCGCGTCGGCCGCGATGCACCTGTTCGCGACGCAGGGCTACGAGGCGACCACGGTCGACGAGATCGCGGCGACGGCCGGTGTGGCGCGGCGGACCTTCTTCCGGCACTTCCGGTCCAAGGAAGAGGCGATCTTCCCCGACCACGACGACACGCTGGTCCGCGTCCAGGCCGTGCTGGACTCCGCCGACCCGCACGAGCACCCGCTGGACACCGTGTGCCGCGGTATCACCGAGGTGCTGCGGATGTACGCGCAGGTGCCCGAGGTGTCGGTGGAGCGCTACCGGCTGACCCGCGAGGTGCCGACGCTGCGGGAGCGCGAGATCGCCTCGGTGGCCCGCTACGAGCGTCTCTTCACGCGCTATCTGCTGGGCCACTTCGACGAGGGCGCCCAGGGCTACGGCGACGACGACCCGCTGCTCGCCGAGGTCGCCGCCTCCGCGGTGGTCGCCGCGCACAACCATGTGCTGCGGCGCTGGCTGCGGGCGGACGGCAAGGGCGACGTCGAGGCGCAGCTCGACCACGCCTTCGACGTCATCAAGGCGACCTTCGGCACCGGCATCGGGGCCGGGCGCATACCCTCCAGGGCCGCCTCCACGACCCCGGCGACGGTGTCCAGGCACGGCGAGGTGGTGGTCGCGGTGGCACGTACCGACGCCTCACCCGCGCAGATCCTGCGCAGCATCGAAGAGGCGCTGCGCAAGGCCTGA
- the ccrA gene encoding crotonyl-CoA carboxylase/reductase, whose translation MKEILDAILETDTTAADFAALKMPTSYRAVTVHKDEAEMFAGLATRDKDPRSSLHLDEVPVPEIGPGEALVAVMASSVNYNSVWTSIFEPVSTFAFLERYGRLSPLGKRHDLPYHVIGSDLSGVVLRTGPGVNKWKPGDRVVAHCLSVELESADGHNDTMLDPEQRIWGFETNFGGLAEIALVKSNQLMPKPEHLSWEEAAAPGLVNSTAYRQLVSRNGAGMKQGDNVLIWGASGGLGSYATQFALAGGANPICVVSSPEKADICHRMGANAVIDRSADGYRFWRDEHTQDPREWKRFGGRIRELTDGEDVDIVFEHPGRETFGASVYVTRKGGTIVTCASTSGYTHEYDNRYLWMSLKKIVGSHFANYREAWEANRLVAKGKIHPTLSRTYSLAETGQAAYDVHRNLHHGKVGVLALAPEEGMGVTNPALRDQHLPAINLFRDASAERTDEHSRDASAEQAGERGRVA comes from the coding sequence ATGAAGGAAATCCTGGACGCGATCCTCGAAACCGACACCACGGCCGCCGACTTCGCGGCACTGAAGATGCCCACCTCCTACCGCGCGGTCACCGTGCACAAGGACGAGGCGGAGATGTTCGCCGGCCTGGCCACCCGGGACAAGGACCCGCGCAGCTCGCTGCACCTCGACGAGGTGCCGGTGCCGGAGATCGGCCCCGGCGAGGCCCTGGTCGCGGTGATGGCCAGCTCGGTGAACTACAACTCGGTCTGGACCTCGATCTTCGAGCCGGTCTCGACCTTCGCCTTCCTGGAGCGCTACGGCCGCCTGTCGCCGCTGGGCAAGCGGCACGACCTGCCCTACCACGTCATCGGCTCCGACCTGTCGGGCGTGGTGCTGCGCACCGGCCCCGGGGTGAACAAGTGGAAGCCCGGCGACCGGGTCGTCGCGCACTGCCTGAGCGTGGAGCTGGAGTCGGCCGACGGCCACAACGACACGATGCTCGACCCCGAGCAGCGGATCTGGGGCTTCGAGACCAACTTCGGCGGCCTGGCCGAGATCGCCCTGGTCAAGTCCAACCAGCTGATGCCCAAGCCGGAGCACCTGAGCTGGGAGGAGGCGGCCGCACCTGGCCTGGTCAATTCCACCGCCTACCGCCAGCTGGTCTCCCGCAACGGCGCCGGCATGAAGCAGGGCGACAACGTCCTGATCTGGGGCGCCAGCGGCGGACTCGGCTCCTACGCCACGCAGTTCGCGCTGGCCGGCGGCGCCAACCCGATCTGCGTCGTCTCCAGCCCGGAGAAGGCGGATATCTGCCACCGCATGGGCGCGAACGCGGTCATCGACCGCAGCGCGGACGGCTACCGCTTCTGGCGCGACGAGCACACCCAGGACCCCCGCGAGTGGAAGCGCTTCGGCGGCCGCATCCGCGAACTGACCGACGGCGAGGACGTCGACATCGTCTTCGAGCACCCCGGCAGGGAGACCTTCGGCGCCTCGGTCTACGTGACCCGCAAGGGCGGCACGATCGTCACCTGCGCCTCCACCAGCGGTTACACCCACGAATACGACAACCGCTACCTGTGGATGAGCCTCAAGAAGATCGTCGGCTCGCACTTCGCCAACTACCGCGAGGCGTGGGAGGCCAACCGGCTGGTCGCCAAGGGCAAGATCCACCCGACCCTGTCGCGCACCTACAGCCTGGCGGAAACCGGCCAGGCCGCCTACGACGTCCACCGCAACCTCCACCACGGCAAGGTCGGCGTCCTGGCGCTGGCCCCCGAGGAGGGCATGGGCGTGACGAACCCGGCCCTGCGAGACCAGCACCTCCCGGCGATCAATTTGTTCCGTGACGCGTCAGCGGAGCGGACCGACGAGCACAGCCGTGACGCGTCAGCGGAACAGGCCGGCGAGCGCGGCAGGGTCGCCTGA
- a CDS encoding protein meaA has translation MTAAPGSKDRPWLMRTYAGHSTAEASNALYRSNLDKGQTGLSVAFDLPTQTGYDADHVLARGEVGRVGVPVAHLGDMRRLFEDIPLERMNTSMTINATAMWLLALYQVVAEEQGADITALQGTTQNDIVKEYLSRGTHVFPPVPSLRLTTDMITYTVHHMPRWNPINICSYHLQEAGATPVQEIAYAMSTAVAVLDAVFASGQVPQERRGEVVGRISFFVNAGVRFVEEMCKMRAFGRIWDTVTRERYGIEDPRHRRFRYGVQVNSLGLTEAQPENNVQRIVLEMLAVTLSKDARARAVQLPAWNEALGLPRPWDQQWSLRIQQVLAHESDLLEYADIFDGSHVVEAKVAELVERATAEMAHIEELGGAMAAVESGYLKSELVASHAARRARIESGEEKIVGVNIHEGTEPSPLTADLDTAIMTVDPANEARVVAALHGWRLARDEPRAQAALDALRSAAAGTENLMAATLDCARAGVTTGEWSWALRDVFGEYRAPTGVGAAPVAVSAEDGSPLADVRRKVAATAKELGGGRLRLLVGKPGLDGHSNGAEQIAVRARDAGFEVVYQGIRLTPEQIVSAAVAEDVHCVGLSILSGSHAALVPDVLERLRRAGVDDIPVVVGGIIPAADATVLKAAGVAAVFTPKDFGITGIIGRIVDEIRLANKLEV, from the coding sequence ATGACCGCCGCACCGGGCAGCAAGGACCGCCCCTGGCTCATGCGGACCTACGCCGGGCACTCCACCGCCGAGGCCTCCAACGCGCTCTACCGCAGCAACCTCGACAAGGGCCAGACCGGCCTGTCCGTGGCCTTCGACCTGCCGACGCAGACCGGCTACGACGCCGACCACGTCCTGGCCCGCGGCGAGGTCGGCAGGGTCGGGGTGCCGGTCGCGCACCTCGGCGACATGCGGCGGCTGTTCGAGGACATCCCGCTGGAGCGGATGAACACCTCGATGACCATCAACGCCACCGCCATGTGGCTGCTGGCGCTCTACCAGGTGGTCGCGGAGGAGCAGGGAGCGGACATCACCGCCCTCCAGGGAACCACCCAGAACGACATCGTCAAGGAGTACCTGTCCCGCGGTACGCATGTCTTCCCGCCGGTGCCGTCGCTGCGGCTGACCACGGACATGATCACGTACACCGTCCACCACATGCCGCGGTGGAACCCGATCAACATCTGCAGCTACCACCTGCAGGAGGCCGGGGCCACGCCCGTGCAGGAGATCGCCTACGCGATGTCCACCGCGGTCGCGGTGCTCGACGCGGTCTTCGCGTCGGGGCAGGTGCCGCAGGAGCGCAGGGGCGAGGTGGTCGGCCGGATCTCCTTCTTCGTCAACGCCGGCGTCCGCTTCGTCGAGGAGATGTGCAAGATGCGGGCCTTCGGGCGTATCTGGGACACCGTCACACGGGAGCGCTACGGCATCGAGGACCCCAGGCACCGGCGCTTCCGGTACGGCGTGCAGGTCAACTCGCTGGGCCTGACCGAGGCGCAGCCGGAGAACAACGTGCAGCGCATCGTGCTGGAGATGCTGGCCGTCACACTGTCCAAGGACGCCCGCGCCCGCGCGGTCCAGCTGCCCGCCTGGAACGAGGCGCTGGGCCTGCCCAGGCCGTGGGACCAGCAGTGGAGCCTGCGCATACAGCAGGTGCTGGCGCACGAGAGCGACCTGCTCGAATACGCCGACATCTTCGACGGCAGCCATGTGGTCGAGGCGAAGGTCGCCGAGCTGGTGGAGCGGGCGACCGCCGAGATGGCGCACATCGAGGAGCTGGGCGGCGCGATGGCGGCCGTCGAGTCCGGCTATCTGAAGTCCGAGCTGGTCGCCTCGCACGCCGCGCGCCGGGCGAGGATCGAGTCGGGCGAGGAGAAGATCGTCGGTGTCAACATCCATGAGGGCACCGAGCCCAGCCCGCTGACCGCCGACCTGGACACCGCGATCATGACGGTCGACCCGGCGAACGAGGCCCGGGTGGTGGCCGCGCTGCACGGCTGGCGGCTGGCCCGCGACGAGCCGCGCGCGCAGGCCGCGCTGGACGCGCTGCGGTCGGCGGCGGCCGGCACGGAGAACCTGATGGCGGCGACGCTGGACTGCGCGCGGGCGGGCGTGACGACCGGCGAGTGGTCCTGGGCGCTGCGGGACGTCTTCGGCGAATACCGCGCCCCGACCGGGGTGGGCGCCGCGCCGGTCGCGGTGTCGGCGGAGGACGGCAGCCCGCTGGCCGACGTACGCCGCAAGGTGGCGGCGACCGCGAAGGAGCTGGGCGGCGGGCGGCTGCGGCTGCTGGTCGGCAAGCCGGGCCTCGACGGGCACTCCAACGGCGCCGAGCAGATAGCGGTACGCGCCAGGGACGCCGGTTTCGAGGTGGTCTACCAGGGGATCAGGCTGACCCCCGAGCAGATCGTGTCGGCCGCGGTCGCCGAGGATGTGCACTGCGTGGGCCTGTCGATCCTGTCCGGGTCGCACGCCGCGCTGGTGCCCGACGTGCTGGAGCGGCTGCGCAGGGCGGGGGTGGACGACATCCCGGTGGTCGTCGGCGGCATCATTCCGGCCGCGGACGCGACCGTGTTGAAGGCCGCCGGTGTGGCGGCGGTGTTCACACCCAAGGACTTCGGTATCACCGGGATCATCGGCCGGATCGTGGACGAGATCCGGCTCGCGAACAAGCTGGAGGTATGA
- a CDS encoding MaoC family dehydratase, translating to MQFGRTYEEFEVGAVYKHWPGKTVTEYDDHLFCLLTMNHHPLHMDANYVEKATDFGRNVVVGNYVYSLLLGMSVPDVSGKAIANLEVESLRHVAPTFHGDTVYGETTVLDKWPSKSKSDRGIVQVETRGHNQDGTLVCVFRRKVMVPTATYIEQRGGEQPGRPQPEGN from the coding sequence GTGCAGTTCGGCCGCACATATGAGGAGTTCGAGGTCGGTGCCGTATACAAACACTGGCCGGGAAAGACGGTCACGGAATACGACGACCACCTCTTCTGCCTCCTCACGATGAATCACCACCCGCTGCACATGGATGCCAACTACGTGGAGAAGGCGACCGACTTCGGCCGCAATGTGGTGGTCGGGAACTACGTCTACTCGCTGCTGCTCGGCATGTCGGTGCCTGACGTGTCGGGAAAGGCCATCGCCAACCTTGAGGTCGAGTCGCTGCGGCATGTGGCACCGACCTTCCACGGCGACACCGTCTACGGCGAGACGACGGTGCTGGACAAGTGGCCGTCGAAGTCCAAGAGCGACCGCGGCATCGTCCAGGTCGAGACCCGCGGGCACAACCAGGACGGCACCCTGGTCTGCGTCTTCCGCCGCAAGGTGATGGTGCCCACCGCCACGTACATCGAGCAGCGGGGCGGGGAACAACCCGGCCGCCCGCAGCCGGAGGGGAACTGA
- a CDS encoding acyl-CoA dehydrogenase family protein yields the protein MADRLARTDGLTDVQQEILSTVRSFVDKEILPVATELEHRDEYPTDIVEGLKELGIFGLMIPEEYGGLGESLLTYALTVEEIARGWMSVSGIINTHFIVAYMIKQHGTQEQKEHFLPRMAAGEVRGAFSMSEPELGSDVSAIRTRGVRDGDCYVVNGQKMWLTNGGSSNLVAVLCRTDEGQPDDAPAHRSMTTFLIEKEPGFGPNPSVPGLTVPGKIDKMGYKGVDTTELILQDVRVPADRVLGGAGGRGFYQMMDGVEVGRVNVAARGCGVAKRAFELGISYAQQRHTFGKAIAEHQAIQFKLAEMATKVEAAHQMMVNAARKKDSGERNDLEAGMAKYLASEFCKEVVEDAFRIHGGYGFSKEYEIERLYREAPMLLIGEGTAEIQKMIIGRRLLEEYRIQG from the coding sequence ATGGCCGACCGACTCGCGCGGACCGACGGGCTGACCGACGTCCAGCAGGAGATCCTCTCCACCGTCCGTAGTTTCGTGGACAAGGAGATCCTGCCGGTCGCCACCGAACTCGAACACCGTGACGAATACCCCACCGACATCGTCGAGGGACTCAAGGAACTGGGCATCTTCGGCCTGATGATCCCCGAGGAGTACGGCGGCCTCGGGGAATCACTGCTGACCTACGCGCTGACCGTGGAGGAGATCGCCCGCGGCTGGATGAGCGTGTCGGGCATCATCAACACGCATTTCATCGTCGCGTACATGATCAAGCAGCACGGGACGCAGGAGCAGAAGGAGCATTTCCTGCCGCGAATGGCGGCCGGCGAGGTGCGCGGCGCCTTCTCGATGTCGGAGCCGGAGCTCGGCTCCGACGTATCGGCGATCCGCACCAGGGGCGTGCGCGACGGGGACTGCTACGTCGTCAACGGGCAGAAGATGTGGCTGACCAACGGCGGCTCGTCGAACCTGGTGGCAGTGCTGTGCCGCACCGACGAGGGGCAGCCGGACGACGCGCCCGCGCACCGGTCGATGACGACCTTCCTGATCGAGAAGGAGCCCGGCTTCGGGCCAAATCCCTCGGTCCCCGGTCTGACCGTGCCCGGCAAGATCGACAAGATGGGCTACAAGGGCGTCGACACCACCGAGCTGATCCTCCAGGACGTGCGGGTGCCCGCCGACCGCGTGCTGGGCGGGGCCGGCGGGCGCGGCTTTTACCAGATGATGGACGGGGTCGAGGTGGGCCGGGTCAACGTGGCCGCCCGCGGCTGCGGTGTCGCAAAAAGGGCCTTCGAGCTGGGCATCTCCTACGCACAGCAACGGCACACCTTCGGCAAGGCCATCGCCGAGCACCAGGCGATCCAGTTCAAGCTCGCCGAAATGGCCACCAAGGTGGAGGCGGCGCACCAGATGATGGTCAATGCCGCACGCAAGAAGGATTCCGGCGAGCGCAACGACCTGGAAGCCGGGATGGCGAAATATCTGGCGTCAGAGTTCTGCAAAGAGGTCGTGGAGGACGCCTTCCGCATCCACGGCGGCTACGGCTTCTCCAAGGAGTACGAGATCGAGCGGCTCTACCGGGAGGCTCCGATGCTGCTGATCGGCGAGGGAACCGCAGAGATCCAGAAAATGATCATCGGCAGGAGGCTCTTGGAGGAGTACCGAATCCAGGGATGA
- a CDS encoding phosphatidylserine decarboxylase: MPHSHSPAPRGRVRLARGASPWLLPTVATAAVSLAKARRSGRWATVAVPATVLAAGMLWFFRDPEREVAEGRVISPADGVVQSIMPWKDGRTRVAIFMSPLNVHVNRAPLTGTVTSVEHIPGGYVPAFNKESENNERVVWHFDTEAGDIEMVQIAGAVARRIVPYVPRGCKVEQGERIGLIRFGSRVDVYLPAGIEAGVEVGQTTTAGVTRLDRD; the protein is encoded by the coding sequence ATGCCCCACAGCCATTCCCCTGCTCCACGCGGCCGGGTCCGCCTCGCACGTGGCGCATCACCGTGGCTCCTGCCGACCGTGGCCACCGCCGCGGTCTCCCTCGCCAAGGCGCGGCGCTCCGGCCGCTGGGCAACCGTGGCCGTCCCCGCCACGGTGCTCGCGGCCGGGATGCTGTGGTTCTTCCGCGACCCCGAGCGGGAGGTCGCCGAAGGCCGGGTGATCAGCCCGGCCGACGGCGTGGTCCAGAGCATCATGCCGTGGAAGGACGGGCGCACCCGCGTCGCGATCTTCATGAGCCCGTTGAATGTCCACGTCAACCGGGCCCCGCTCACCGGCACGGTCACCTCCGTCGAGCACATCCCCGGCGGGTACGTACCGGCGTTCAACAAGGAGAGCGAGAACAACGAGCGGGTGGTCTGGCACTTCGACACCGAGGCCGGCGACATCGAGATGGTGCAGATCGCCGGGGCGGTCGCGCGGCGGATCGTGCCGTACGTGCCGCGCGGCTGCAAGGTCGAGCAGGGCGAGCGGATCGGGCTGATCCGCTTCGGCTCCCGGGTCGACGTCTACCTGCCGGCCGGGATCGAAGCGGGTGTCGAGGTCGGGCAGACCACCACGGCTGGGGTGACACGCCTTGACCGTGACTGA